A genome region from Microbacterium sp. CGR2 includes the following:
- the ileS gene encoding isoleucine--tRNA ligase → MTYPRSSFGPAADTADQPTGHAAVSPSPRFPQIEEEVLDFWAKDDTFRASIAQREGSPEWVFYDGPPFANGLPHYGHLLTGYAKDVFPRFQTMTGHKVDRVFGWDTHGLPAELEAMKQLGITEKSEIEAMGIDVFNAKARSSVLEYTREWEDYVTRQARWVDFDRGYKTLDVNYMESVLWAFKTLYDKGLAYEGYRVLPYCWRDETPLSAHELRMDDDVYQMRQDPSVTVTFPLTGAKAESLGLTGVRALAWTTTPWTLPTNLALAVGPDIDYVVVPAGPLGAADVHQTPGTTDAAVEASAHRYLLARELLGGYAKDLGYENTEDALAAVDATLRGAELQDVTYDRIFDYYADAEVYGTENAWRILADDYVTTTDGTGIVHQAPAYGEDDLRVAGAAGIPTIISLDDGGRFLPNVTDVAGELWMEANTPLIRMIRDSGRLVRLQSYEHSYPHCWRCRNPLIYKAVSSWFIRVTDIKDKMLANNEQITWVPENVKHGQFGKWLEGARDWSISRNRYWGSPIPIWKSDDPAYPRLDAYGSLEDLERDFGTLPRNPEGEVDLHRPYIDDLTRPNPDDPTGKSTMRRIEDVFDVWFDSGSMPYAQVHYPFENQEWFDSHAPADFIVEYIGQTRGWFYLMHVLSTALFDRPAFTGVSCHGIVLGSDGYKMSKSLRNYPAVSEVLDRDGSDAMRWFLMSSSVLRGGNLAVTEEGIRSGVREFLLPLWNSWYFFATYANASTSVVERAERDETPQGYEAQWRTDSTDVLDRYILARLGDLVREVRADLEGLDSTTASARLRDFAEVLTNWYIRRSRDRFWVGVTDDPRSREAFDTLYTVLETLCRVAAPLVPLISERVWQGLTGGRSVHLQDWPDAEVFPVADEIRDAMDAVRELSSVGNALRKKEKLRVRLPLARLTVVSPLAATLGQFEDILREELNVKSVELVSLGESAAAEYGVSQRLSVNARAAGPRLGKNVQTVIKAAKAGDWSEVDGVVTAGGIALEPAEYELALETTGRPDGEALAIVPSGGFVLLDTQTTPQLEAEGLARDAIRVVQEARKNAGLDVSDRIVLALNAAPSDAEALNAHADLIAGETLSIAFAVQPTDGIDELVDHVTSPGDGVFRSGARALGSTKAPLIVTIDTTAVVGEEAS, encoded by the coding sequence ATGACCTACCCGCGTTCCTCCTTCGGCCCCGCCGCCGACACCGCCGACCAACCGACAGGCCACGCCGCTGTCTCTCCCAGCCCACGCTTCCCCCAGATCGAGGAGGAGGTGCTGGACTTCTGGGCGAAGGACGACACCTTCCGCGCCTCCATCGCGCAGCGCGAGGGTTCGCCGGAATGGGTCTTCTACGACGGCCCTCCGTTCGCCAACGGCCTGCCCCACTACGGGCACTTGCTCACCGGTTACGCCAAGGACGTCTTCCCGCGTTTCCAGACCATGACCGGCCACAAGGTCGACCGTGTGTTCGGGTGGGACACCCACGGACTCCCCGCCGAACTCGAGGCGATGAAGCAACTCGGGATCACCGAGAAGAGCGAGATCGAAGCCATGGGCATCGACGTGTTCAACGCGAAGGCCCGGAGCTCCGTCCTCGAATACACCCGCGAGTGGGAGGACTACGTCACTCGCCAGGCACGATGGGTCGACTTCGACCGCGGCTACAAGACCCTCGACGTGAACTACATGGAGAGCGTCCTCTGGGCGTTCAAGACCCTCTACGACAAAGGTCTCGCCTACGAGGGATACCGGGTGCTGCCGTACTGCTGGCGCGACGAGACACCCCTCTCCGCCCATGAGCTGCGGATGGACGACGACGTCTATCAGATGCGTCAGGACCCCTCCGTGACGGTCACCTTCCCGCTGACCGGAGCGAAGGCGGAGTCACTCGGCCTCACCGGCGTTCGAGCGCTCGCCTGGACGACGACCCCGTGGACCCTTCCGACGAACCTCGCGCTCGCCGTCGGCCCGGACATCGACTATGTCGTCGTCCCCGCTGGCCCGCTCGGCGCCGCAGACGTGCATCAGACCCCGGGAACGACGGATGCCGCCGTCGAAGCATCCGCTCATCGCTATCTCCTGGCGCGCGAACTGCTGGGGGGATACGCCAAGGACCTCGGTTACGAGAACACCGAGGACGCGCTCGCCGCTGTCGACGCGACGCTCCGGGGCGCGGAGCTGCAGGACGTCACCTACGACCGGATCTTCGACTACTACGCGGATGCCGAGGTCTACGGCACCGAGAACGCGTGGCGCATCCTCGCCGACGACTACGTGACGACCACCGACGGCACGGGCATCGTCCACCAGGCTCCGGCCTACGGCGAGGACGACCTTCGCGTGGCGGGAGCGGCCGGCATCCCCACGATCATCTCCCTCGACGACGGCGGGCGGTTCCTGCCGAACGTGACCGATGTCGCCGGTGAACTGTGGATGGAGGCGAACACGCCCCTCATCCGCATGATCCGCGACAGTGGACGGCTCGTCCGGCTGCAGAGTTACGAGCACTCGTACCCGCACTGCTGGCGGTGCCGGAACCCGCTGATCTACAAGGCCGTGTCGAGCTGGTTCATCCGTGTCACGGACATCAAGGACAAGATGCTCGCGAACAACGAGCAGATCACGTGGGTGCCGGAGAACGTCAAACACGGCCAGTTCGGCAAATGGCTCGAGGGTGCGCGCGACTGGTCGATCAGCCGCAATCGCTACTGGGGTTCACCGATCCCGATCTGGAAGAGCGACGACCCGGCGTATCCGCGGCTCGACGCCTACGGGTCGCTGGAGGACCTCGAGCGCGACTTCGGCACGCTGCCGCGCAATCCGGAGGGAGAGGTCGACCTGCACCGTCCCTACATCGACGACCTCACCCGTCCGAACCCGGACGACCCCACCGGTAAGAGCACGATGCGGCGGATCGAAGACGTCTTCGACGTGTGGTTCGACTCCGGGTCCATGCCGTACGCCCAGGTTCACTACCCGTTCGAGAACCAGGAGTGGTTCGACTCGCACGCACCGGCCGACTTCATCGTGGAGTACATCGGGCAGACGCGCGGCTGGTTCTACCTCATGCACGTCCTCTCGACGGCGTTGTTCGATCGTCCCGCGTTCACGGGGGTGAGCTGTCACGGCATCGTCCTCGGCAGCGATGGCTACAAGATGTCGAAGTCGTTGCGGAACTACCCGGCCGTGTCCGAGGTGCTCGACCGCGACGGTTCCGACGCCATGCGCTGGTTCCTGATGTCGAGCTCCGTCCTTCGCGGCGGAAACCTCGCCGTCACCGAGGAGGGCATCCGCTCCGGGGTTCGCGAGTTCCTGCTCCCGCTGTGGAACTCCTGGTACTTCTTCGCGACGTACGCGAACGCGTCGACCTCGGTCGTCGAGCGAGCGGAGCGAGACGAAACGCCCCAGGGGTACGAGGCGCAGTGGCGCACCGATTCGACGGACGTGCTCGACCGCTACATCCTCGCCCGTCTCGGCGATCTCGTGCGCGAGGTGCGGGCGGACCTCGAGGGTCTCGATTCGACGACGGCCTCTGCGCGACTTCGTGACTTCGCCGAGGTGCTCACCAACTGGTACATCCGACGCTCGCGCGATCGTTTCTGGGTCGGCGTGACCGACGACCCGCGCAGCCGTGAGGCGTTCGACACGCTCTACACGGTGCTCGAAACGCTGTGCCGCGTCGCCGCGCCGCTGGTGCCGCTGATCAGCGAGCGCGTCTGGCAGGGGCTCACGGGAGGACGCAGCGTGCACCTGCAGGACTGGCCGGACGCTGAGGTCTTCCCTGTTGCCGATGAGATCCGCGATGCGATGGATGCCGTCCGCGAGCTGTCGAGCGTCGGCAATGCCCTGCGCAAGAAGGAGAAGCTGCGCGTGCGTCTGCCGTTGGCCCGGTTGACCGTGGTGTCACCGCTCGCGGCCACTCTCGGTCAGTTCGAAGACATCCTTCGCGAGGAACTCAATGTCAAGTCGGTCGAGCTGGTCTCTCTGGGTGAGTCCGCCGCGGCCGAGTACGGTGTCAGCCAGCGCCTGAGCGTGAATGCACGTGCGGCGGGCCCTCGACTGGGTAAGAACGTGCAGACGGTGATCAAGGCCGCGAAAGCCGGCGACTGGTCCGAGGTCGACGGGGTGGTGACCGCCGGCGGCATCGCGTTGGAACCCGCCGAGTACGAGCTCGCCCTCGAGACGACCGGGAGGCCGGACGGAGAGGCGCTGGCGATCGTTCCCTCGGGTGGCTTCGTGCTGCTTGACACGCAGACGACGCCGCAGCTCGAAGCCGAGGGACTCGCTCGAGACGCGATCCGTGTCGTGCAGGAGGCGCGCAAGAATGCGGGCTTGGACGTCAGCGACCGCATCGTCCTCGCTCTCAACGCTGCGCCGAGCGACGCCGAGGCGCTGAATGCGCATGCGGACCTGATCGCGGGTGAGACGCTGTCGATCGCCTTCGCGGTCCAGCCGACGGACGGCATCGACGAGCTCGTCGATCACGTCACCAGTCCCGGGGACGGCGTGTTCCGGTCCGGCGCACGGGCGCTGGGCTCCACGAAGGCGCCCCTCATCGTCACCATCGACACCACCGCGGTTGTCGGAGAGGAGGCGTCATGA
- a CDS encoding pentapeptide repeat-containing protein: protein MARSSESPVAPRVSLPDLPEEFVPATPARRADLLAAALDLTGTADLAYASLEQCTVHADTDSVDLTGATVLDVAMTGVRTTALRLRDSGIRRLSIRGGRIGTLDLSGARIDELELLDLKIDYLNLGGARATDVDISGCSIRSIDMPQSELRRVRFSNCSSDEVDPRGMRATDVDLRGLDALSYLDVNSLRGTTLSGLQVQHLAAVMAAGLGIQIRD from the coding sequence ATGGCCCGGTCATCCGAATCCCCCGTCGCGCCCCGCGTCTCGCTCCCTGACCTCCCTGAAGAGTTCGTTCCGGCGACGCCCGCCCGCAGGGCCGACCTGCTCGCCGCCGCCCTCGATCTCACCGGCACCGCGGACCTCGCGTACGCCTCTCTCGAGCAATGCACGGTCCACGCGGACACCGATTCCGTCGATCTGACGGGGGCCACTGTCCTCGACGTCGCGATGACGGGTGTACGGACGACGGCTCTGCGCTTGCGGGACAGCGGGATCCGCCGACTGTCGATCCGCGGGGGCCGCATCGGCACGCTCGATCTCAGCGGTGCGCGAATCGACGAGCTCGAACTCCTCGACCTCAAGATCGACTATCTGAACCTCGGCGGCGCCCGCGCCACCGACGTCGACATCTCCGGGTGCAGCATCCGCTCCATCGACATGCCGCAGTCGGAGCTCCGCCGCGTGCGCTTCTCGAACTGCTCCAGCGACGAGGTCGACCCACGGGGCATGCGTGCCACCGACGTGGATCTGCGCGGTCTCGACGCGCTCTCCTACCTCGATGTGAACAGCCTTCGCGGGACGACGCTCTCCGGGCTCCAGGTGCAGCATCTCGCCGCGGTGATGGCGGCGGGCCTCGGCATTCAGATCAGGGACTGA
- a CDS encoding ABC transporter ATP-binding protein → MTAALDVEGLRIAFAAETVVDGVSLAVAPGECVAIVGESGAGKSLTARALLGLTPSDAQVTVERLAIDGTDAGSLTEHEWRELRGRRITLVSQDALVSLDPLRRVGDEIGEPLKIHRMVRGRAAVAERVSQLLGRVWMPDAARRARQHPHELSGGLRQRALIASAIAAMPAVLVADEPTTALDATVQARILHLLREIADSGTAVVFISHDFAAVRRLADRVLVMRRGEVVESGRVSEVLENPQHPYTRQLIAATIHEPRATVTSVSETLLAASAVSKGFGGVPAVVEASFSVAEGTTLGIVGESGSGKTTLARMIVGVEQPDAGALRWQGARRVQLVHQNPFGAFDPRWTIDRSLREALEAGGVPRGQRAARVAALLAEVDLDPALGKRRPVALSGGQRQRAAIARALAADPEVLVLDEPVSALDPSVREHILRLLATLQTRRGLTMIFVSHDLDVIGAVADDVLVMQDGRIVEQGATAAVFSQPQHPFTKELLAASGPVSP, encoded by the coding sequence ATGACTGCAGCACTCGACGTCGAGGGTCTTCGGATCGCCTTCGCCGCGGAGACGGTCGTCGACGGCGTCTCGCTGGCCGTCGCTCCGGGCGAATGCGTCGCGATCGTCGGCGAGTCGGGGGCGGGCAAGTCGCTCACGGCCCGCGCGCTGCTGGGATTGACCCCGTCTGACGCGCAGGTCACCGTCGAGCGGCTCGCGATCGACGGGACGGACGCGGGTTCTCTCACCGAGCACGAGTGGCGGGAACTCCGCGGCCGGCGCATCACGCTCGTCTCGCAAGATGCACTGGTCTCGCTGGACCCATTGCGCCGGGTCGGCGATGAGATCGGCGAACCCCTGAAGATTCATCGAATGGTCCGTGGCCGGGCCGCCGTCGCCGAGCGGGTCAGCCAACTCCTCGGACGCGTGTGGATGCCGGATGCCGCGCGCCGTGCGCGTCAGCATCCGCATGAGCTGTCCGGAGGGTTGCGACAGCGGGCGCTCATCGCGTCGGCGATCGCCGCGATGCCTGCGGTGCTGGTCGCGGACGAGCCGACCACGGCTCTCGACGCCACGGTGCAGGCGAGGATCCTCCACCTGCTTCGAGAGATCGCGGACTCGGGCACGGCCGTCGTCTTCATCAGCCATGACTTCGCTGCGGTCCGGCGACTCGCGGACCGGGTACTGGTCATGCGGCGAGGCGAGGTGGTCGAATCCGGGCGGGTGTCGGAGGTGTTGGAGAACCCGCAGCACCCGTACACGCGGCAGCTCATCGCCGCGACGATCCACGAACCACGGGCGACCGTCACGTCGGTATCCGAGACGCTGCTGGCGGCGAGCGCCGTATCGAAGGGGTTCGGCGGCGTCCCCGCAGTCGTCGAGGCCTCCTTCTCCGTCGCGGAAGGCACGACCCTCGGCATCGTCGGGGAGTCGGGATCGGGGAAGACGACGCTGGCGCGGATGATCGTCGGCGTCGAGCAGCCCGATGCCGGTGCACTTCGCTGGCAGGGCGCACGGCGGGTGCAGCTGGTGCACCAGAACCCGTTCGGCGCGTTCGATCCGCGCTGGACGATCGACCGCTCGCTGCGAGAGGCACTCGAGGCAGGCGGCGTGCCCCGCGGGCAGCGGGCCGCGCGCGTGGCGGCGCTTCTCGCCGAAGTCGATCTCGACCCCGCGCTCGGGAAGCGGCGGCCGGTCGCGTTGTCGGGCGGACAGCGTCAGCGTGCGGCGATCGCTCGCGCTCTGGCGGCGGACCCTGAGGTGCTTGTGCTGGATGAGCCCGTCTCTGCACTCGACCCGTCCGTGCGGGAGCACATCCTTCGCCTGCTGGCGACCCTGCAGACGCGACGCGGGCTCACCATGATCTTCGTGTCGCACGACCTCGACGTGATCGGCGCCGTCGCCGACGACGTGCTCGTGATGCAGGACGGGCGCATCGTCGAACAGGGGGCGACGGCGGCGGTGTTCTCGCAGCCGCAGCATCCGTTCACGAAAGAACTGCTGGCCGCGAGCGGACCGGTCAGTCCCTGA
- a CDS encoding ABC transporter permease, which yields MRRAQSGLLWAAVTVLIVIVFAALWPGLLATHDPLQTDVRSALLPPSAEHLLGTDQSGRDVYSRVVYGAGRSLGIGVLATGVALVVGLLVGALAGVAPQGVDAATMRVNDVLMAFPEFLVALVVIAVLGPGPVNIAVAVTIAAVPVYIRLARVQTRTLRVAEHVEAARILGVPPLRAFLRHVAPGVLGSLSVLATIGIGSSILAAAGLSFLGLGPAEPTPEWGLMLAGGRNVLGQAWWISVFPGIAITLTVVAATVVGRTLRARSEGRTR from the coding sequence ATGAGGCGCGCACAGTCCGGCCTGCTCTGGGCAGCGGTCACCGTCCTGATCGTCATCGTGTTCGCGGCGCTGTGGCCCGGACTCCTCGCCACGCACGACCCGCTGCAGACGGATGTCCGGTCAGCCCTCCTCCCGCCGAGTGCCGAGCACCTCCTCGGCACCGACCAGAGCGGACGGGACGTTTACTCGCGAGTCGTCTACGGAGCGGGACGCTCACTCGGGATCGGTGTGCTCGCCACCGGCGTCGCCCTGGTCGTGGGGCTCCTCGTCGGTGCGCTCGCCGGAGTGGCTCCGCAAGGTGTCGACGCGGCGACGATGCGCGTCAATGACGTGCTGATGGCATTCCCGGAGTTTCTGGTGGCGCTCGTCGTGATCGCGGTGCTCGGTCCGGGCCCGGTGAACATCGCGGTGGCCGTGACCATCGCGGCGGTGCCCGTGTACATCCGACTCGCTCGGGTGCAGACCCGCACGCTTCGCGTCGCGGAGCACGTGGAGGCTGCTCGGATCCTCGGGGTGCCGCCGCTCAGAGCTTTCCTCCGACACGTCGCCCCCGGGGTGCTCGGTTCTCTCAGCGTGCTGGCGACGATCGGCATCGGCTCGAGCATCCTCGCGGCGGCGGGGCTGAGCTTCCTGGGGCTGGGGCCGGCCGAGCCGACGCCCGAGTGGGGGCTCATGCTCGCCGGAGGACGCAACGTCCTCGGTCAGGCATGGTGGATCTCGGTCTTCCCCGGCATCGCGATCACCCTCACCGTCGTCGCTGCCACCGTGGTCGGCCGAACTCTGCGGGCGCGATCGGAAGGGCGGACCCGATGA
- a CDS encoding ABC transporter permease: MSEASRSGKTVKAGLLRVVGLAASVVIVLWGAATVAFLAFRVIPGDPVSVMLGPQAQVSEAVKDGIRQDLGLDRPPFEQYLSFIGQLARGDLGESYQLRMPVTEVIGRQLGATLQLSALALVIAVVLALAVALFVRGHAARTIAAGVELVVLSSPVFWIGLVMLSVFAFGLGWFPVSGARNPATIVLPAITLALPVAALLSQVLREGLMQAERMPFAETVRARGAGPTWFTVRHGLRHGGANAITLAAYLTGSVLGGAVLVETVFARPGLGRVTLAAISDRDLPVITGIILLSAVVFVGVNLIVELLHPLIDPRVTVSRPGGVR; encoded by the coding sequence GTGAGTGAAGCGAGTCGAAGTGGCAAGACGGTGAAGGCGGGGCTTCTCCGTGTCGTCGGTCTTGCGGCATCGGTCGTCATCGTCCTCTGGGGCGCCGCAACCGTGGCTTTCCTGGCCTTCCGAGTGATCCCCGGCGACCCCGTCTCGGTGATGCTCGGGCCGCAGGCTCAAGTGAGCGAGGCGGTCAAGGACGGCATCCGCCAAGACCTCGGGCTCGACCGCCCGCCGTTCGAGCAGTACCTGAGCTTCATCGGACAGTTGGCACGCGGCGATCTCGGTGAGTCCTATCAGTTGCGGATGCCGGTGACAGAGGTCATCGGGCGTCAACTCGGTGCCACGCTCCAGCTGTCGGCACTCGCGCTCGTCATCGCCGTGGTGCTCGCGCTCGCCGTGGCGCTCTTCGTGCGCGGTCACGCGGCTCGCACCATCGCGGCAGGAGTCGAACTGGTGGTGCTGTCGTCCCCGGTCTTCTGGATCGGACTGGTCATGCTGAGTGTCTTCGCCTTCGGGTTGGGCTGGTTCCCGGTGTCCGGCGCCCGCAATCCGGCCACGATCGTGCTCCCGGCCATCACCCTTGCGCTGCCCGTCGCGGCGCTGCTCAGCCAGGTGCTGCGTGAAGGCCTGATGCAGGCCGAACGGATGCCGTTCGCCGAGACCGTGCGTGCCCGCGGTGCGGGACCGACGTGGTTCACCGTGCGACACGGCCTCCGACACGGCGGAGCCAACGCGATCACCCTCGCCGCCTACCTGACCGGCTCGGTTCTCGGTGGTGCGGTGCTGGTCGAGACGGTGTTCGCGCGCCCCGGGCTCGGCCGTGTCACCCTCGCCGCGATCAGCGACCGCGACCTTCCCGTCATCACCGGGATCATCCTGTTGAGTGCGGTCGTGTTCGTCGGCGTCAACCTCATCGTCGAGTTGCTGCATCCGCTCATCGATCCGCGGGTGACCGTTTCTCGCCCCGGGGGCGTCCGATGA
- a CDS encoding ABC transporter substrate-binding protein, whose translation MSARPARRLLPFAALAAATGLVLSACAAPTGQSEGDAELVWSIEGANLSAGHMDPQVSQLDVSGMVQRAVLDSLVFQEKDGSFSPWLAEEWEVSDDSTEYTFTLRDDVTFTDGEPFDAAAVKANFDRIVDPETASAQAASMLGADFYDGTEVVDDHTVKVTFTQPYAPFLQAASTPQLGFYSPAVLEESADQLKAGGPGITVGTGPFELTEYTPDQELVYTRNDDYTWGPHDAKAPKFETLRVEIQPEAAVRTGVIESGEADIASNIPPNLAKDLGDGITVDSIEYPGLPYSLYLNEKYGVFADEKVRQAFARGIDVEPAVKEIFFGQFPRAWSVLGSTTPGYDADLEGTWAFDQDEANALLDDAGWTERNADGIRTKDGEPLSVRWIAWTPVPDDRAALANAIQSDLKAIGFEVVREVLEPGAYNAQYEPKTFDLTDWGFSGVDPDFLRSHLHSEGFQNASQVADPEIDALLEQAVASSDQDERNEIYTRLQEWNAKYTAIVPLYSPSAITAIGDRLDGLDYDLYGRPLFYDVTVG comes from the coding sequence ATGTCCGCACGCCCCGCGCGTCGTCTCCTACCCTTCGCCGCGCTCGCGGCCGCCACCGGACTCGTGCTCAGCGCGTGCGCTGCGCCGACCGGGCAGTCCGAGGGCGACGCCGAACTCGTCTGGTCCATCGAAGGCGCCAACCTCTCCGCCGGGCACATGGACCCGCAGGTCAGCCAGCTCGACGTGTCCGGTATGGTCCAGCGCGCCGTGCTCGACTCCCTGGTGTTCCAGGAAAAGGACGGCAGCTTCTCTCCGTGGCTGGCGGAGGAGTGGGAAGTCTCGGACGACAGCACGGAGTACACGTTCACGCTGCGCGACGACGTGACGTTCACCGACGGCGAGCCGTTCGATGCCGCGGCCGTGAAAGCCAACTTCGATCGCATCGTCGACCCGGAGACGGCGTCCGCGCAGGCAGCGAGCATGCTCGGTGCCGATTTCTACGACGGAACCGAGGTCGTCGATGACCACACCGTCAAAGTCACCTTCACCCAGCCCTATGCCCCGTTCCTGCAGGCTGCGAGCACCCCGCAGCTCGGGTTCTACTCGCCCGCCGTGCTCGAGGAATCCGCAGATCAGCTGAAGGCGGGCGGCCCCGGGATCACCGTGGGAACCGGCCCGTTCGAACTCACCGAGTACACGCCCGACCAGGAGCTCGTCTACACCCGCAACGACGACTACACCTGGGGACCGCACGACGCCAAGGCGCCGAAGTTCGAGACGCTTCGCGTTGAGATCCAGCCCGAGGCGGCTGTGCGCACCGGAGTCATCGAGAGCGGCGAGGCGGATATCGCCAGCAACATCCCGCCGAACCTCGCGAAGGATCTCGGCGACGGCATCACGGTCGACTCGATCGAGTACCCCGGACTGCCGTACTCGCTGTACCTGAACGAGAAGTACGGCGTGTTCGCCGACGAGAAGGTGCGGCAGGCGTTCGCCCGCGGCATCGACGTCGAACCGGCCGTCAAGGAGATCTTCTTCGGTCAATTCCCCCGCGCCTGGAGCGTGCTGGGATCGACGACCCCCGGTTACGACGCCGATCTGGAAGGGACCTGGGCCTTCGACCAGGATGAGGCGAATGCGCTCCTCGACGACGCCGGGTGGACGGAGCGCAATGCCGACGGCATCCGCACCAAGGACGGGGAGCCGTTGTCCGTGCGCTGGATCGCGTGGACGCCGGTGCCCGATGACCGTGCCGCTCTCGCCAACGCCATCCAGTCCGACCTGAAGGCGATCGGGTTCGAGGTCGTGCGTGAGGTGCTCGAGCCGGGTGCTTACAACGCGCAGTACGAGCCGAAGACCTTCGACCTCACGGACTGGGGCTTCTCCGGCGTCGACCCCGACTTCCTCCGCAGCCATCTCCACTCCGAGGGTTTCCAGAACGCCTCCCAGGTCGCCGACCCCGAGATCGACGCGCTTCTCGAGCAGGCGGTGGCATCCAGCGACCAGGACGAGCGCAACGAGATCTACACGCGGCTGCAGGAGTGGAACGCGAAGTACACCGCGATCGTGCCGCTGTACAGCCCGTCGGCGATCACCGCGATCGGCGACCGCCTGGACGGGCTGGACTACGACCTCTACGGCCGACCGCTGTTCTACGATGTGACGGTCGGCTGA